AGTCGCCGAGACCGGACGTTGCCTACGCCGTTTCCGACTCCTCCTCGAGCCGATCGTAGTGCTCGTCGAGGACGTTGACGGCGGCAATGAACGCGCCGACGACGACGGGACCGAAGAACACGCCCATGATGCCGAAGGCGTAGATCCCCCCGAGGACGCCGAGGATGATCACGGCCGGGCTGATCTCGGCGTAGCGGTCGACGACGACCGGGCGGAGGTAGTCGTCGGCGATCCCGACGACGATCGCGCTGTAGACCGCGAGCGCCACGGCGAGAACGGGCTCGCCGGTCGCGAAGAGGTAGATCGAGGCCGGGACCCAGACGAACGGCGCCCCGATCAGCGGCACAAGCGAGAGGATCACCATAATGAACGTCCAGAACGCCGCGTTGGGGATACCGACCGCGAACAGCCCGAGGCCCGCGATGACCCCCTCGATGACCGCGATCAGGACGTGGCCGGCCAGCACCGCCCAGGTGACCTCGTTGAGATCGCCGTAGAGGTCGTCCTGGACCTCGTCGGGCAGCGGCGTTCGATCACGGATCCAGGCCATGAGGGCGTCCCCGCTTTTGAGCAGGTAAAACAGCAAGAACAGCGCCAGCCCGAACCCGATCAGCGCGCTGGTGAGCGCACCGAACCAGTCCGTCGCCTGCTCGAGGACGATCGAGCCGATCTGCTGGGCGGAGTCGGCGGCCGTCCCGACGATGTCGACCTCGAAGCCGGTTTCGTCCTCGATCAGCTCCTCGATCTCGGCGATCTGGAGGTCGTCGGGGTCGGTCTCCTGGATGAGGTCCGCCGCGTCCTCGGCGACGACCGCGGCGACGAGCACGAACGGAACGATGAAACCGACGATAGAAAGCAAGACGAGCGAGAGCGCGGCGATCGTCGACGAGACGTACTCCTCGAGCCGCTGCTGGAGCGGAAAGAGCACGAACCCGAGCAACAGCGCCAACAGCACGTACTGGAAGAACGGGACGACGAGCTGCCAGGAGAGATAGGCGAATATCGCAACGAGAACGAGCAGATACCCTTTGCTGCGGTTCACGACTAGATATCCGTCGGCGTGACGATAAAAGCGGACCCGACATGTTCCACGGACGGAGTGTCGTAGTCAGTCGCAACACGCCTTCAAGAAGCTGGTTCGCCTAGCCTAGCTCGGATGTCGACCCAGCTCGATCCCCTCTCGCTGTCGGCCGATCTTCTCTACACGGTCAAGACTGAGGGAGACCACGAGGGGTTGCGAACGCACCTGGCGAGGCTCGAGCGATCCCGGCTCGAACGGACGCTCTCGACTCGCGAGCGGCGGCTGGCGTTCTGGCTCAACTGTTACAACGCCTACGCCCAGCTGCTGCTCGAGGAGTCGCCCGAACTCCTCGAGAACGGGTTTCTCGGCCGCTGGAAGTTCTTCGGCCGGGATCGGATCCCCGTCGCCGGCGTCTGGCTGAGCCTCAACGATATCCAACACGGGATGCTCCGTCGGTCGAAACATCCCTGGGGGTTCGGCTACGTGCCGCGACCGTTTCCCTCGCGGTTCGAGCGTCGGTTCCGGCTCGAGGACTGCGATCCACGGATCCACTTCGCGCTGAGCCGCGGCGGCGATCACTGCCCGCCGATCGCCGTCTACTCCGGCGCCGACGTCGACGAAGAACTGGATATCGCGATCCGCTGGCATCTGGAGGAGACCGTCGGCTACGACCCCGATGACGGCGTCGCGACCATCCCACGGCTCTTCTGGCGGTACCGGGGCGACTTCGGCGGCAAGCGCGGCGTCCTCGCCTTCCTCCGGAAGTACGACGGGATCCCGGAGACGGCGTCGCCGTCGCTCGAGTACGAACGCCCCTCCCGTCGCGACCAGCTCGAGCTCGAGGACGCCATCAAGCGCTGACTCGGGCTACGCGTCCTCCTCCAGGTGCTCGATCCGCGCGTCCGAGGCGTTTCGCACGACGCCCCGCACCGCCCGCTCGGCGTTCGATCGCGAGGCGTACCCCTCCCCGCTGTCGGCGATGATGTTCCCGTTCCAGTGGACCAGCCGCCAGCGCCACTCGTCGGCCCGGTCTCGATAGATCTCGAACCGGCTTCGTCGTCCGTCCTCGCGGGAGTCGGCGTCCGTCGTCCCGTCGGCCGCCGGTCCCGCGTCGCTCCCGGCCACGGCGTCCGGCGGGATCGTCGCCGTCGCCGCGCTCGTCGGCTCGTCTCGCTCCTCGGTCAGGGGTCGTTCGTCCGCGGCCGTCGAGGCGTCCGTGACGCGGACGCTCGTCCCGTCGGCGTCGTCCCACTCCAGCTTGAGCTCGAGGGCGGTCGTGCCGTCCTCGTGTTCGGCCTCGAGGTCGGCGAACACCCGCTGTGGGACCTCGACTGCGAGTTGGGTCTCCGCGGTGTGGAGATCGACGGTCGTCCCCGCCTCGAACGCGTCGGCGAGACCGCGGAGGAGCGCGGCCAGTTCGGTTCGGTCGGAAGCGTACTCGAGTTCGAACAGCGTCTCTCCCATACGTCCGCTACGACGCGGCGGTGGTTAGGTCTTCACCGCGCGATCACAGCTGCGTCGTCGCCTCGAGCGCGATGTCGATCGCCCGCCCGACGTTGTTCTTCGCCTTCTCGGGGAGCTCGTCGTCCTCGGTGTCGGTGCCCTTCTGGGTCCCCTCGACGAGGTTGCCGTCGACGGTACAGATCGCGCCCGCGCTGAGGCCGCGCCGGCGCGCCAGCGTGAACACCGCGGCGGCCTCCATCTCGACACAGAGCAGGCCCGCGTCCTCCCAGTCGGCGACGTGCTCGTCGGTCTCGGCGTAGTAGGCGTCGTCGGAGACGATCGGGCCGACGTGGACGTCCTCGTCGTTTGCTTCGGCGGAGTCGACCAGCGACGAGAGAACGCCGTAGTCCGGCACGGCGGGGTACTCGGCGTCCTCGTAGCGCTTCGAGGTGCCCTCGTTTTTCGCGGCTCCGGTCGCGACGATCATGTCGCCGATCTCGATGTCGGACTGGAGCGCGCCGGTGGTTCCGACGCGGATGAAGGTCTCGACACCGACGTTGGCCATCTCCTCGATCGCGATCGCGGCCGAGGGACAGCCGATCCCCGTCGAACAGATCGTCAGCTCGCGGTCGCCGTAGGTAGCGTTGACGACCTTGTACTCGCGGTTCTGGGCGACAGTTTCGGACTCGTCGCAGTGGTCGGCGATCCGATCGACCCGCCCCGGATCGCCAGGGATCAGCGCGATATCCGTCAGATCGCCCTCGTCGACCAGCAGGTGTGGTTGCGTTGCCATAGCTTCGCGTTCCGCGGGCGACGAGAAAAAAGGTTCGAGGCCGGTTTCCGACGACCCCGGATCACCCCCGGATTTTCGGACGGCTCGTGACGACTGAGCGGGCTACTCCGCCACCTCGACGGTCTCCGGACGGACCGTCACCGTCACCTCGCCGACGTCGAAGATCACCGTGCCGTTCGACCGCGTGCCGCCCTGGTAGGTATGGACGAACAGCGAGTCGAGTGCTTCGGGATCGATGTGGTCGTACAGCCGGACGCTGGAGTCGGTGACGTCTTCACCGTGGTACGTCGCGAGCGCCGTCGCGACGGCGATACTCGGCGGCTCGTTGTCGTCTCGATCGTACTGGACGCGCTGACCGAACCCACATCCAGGGGAGTTGGTTGT
This genomic window from Natronococcus occultus SP4 contains:
- a CDS encoding DUF547 domain-containing protein — protein: MSTQLDPLSLSADLLYTVKTEGDHEGLRTHLARLERSRLERTLSTRERRLAFWLNCYNAYAQLLLEESPELLENGFLGRWKFFGRDRIPVAGVWLSLNDIQHGMLRRSKHPWGFGYVPRPFPSRFERRFRLEDCDPRIHFALSRGGDHCPPIAVYSGADVDEELDIAIRWHLEETVGYDPDDGVATIPRLFWRYRGDFGGKRGVLAFLRKYDGIPETASPSLEYERPSRRDQLELEDAIKR
- a CDS encoding AI-2E family transporter yields the protein MNRSKGYLLVLVAIFAYLSWQLVVPFFQYVLLALLLGFVLFPLQQRLEEYVSSTIAALSLVLLSIVGFIVPFVLVAAVVAEDAADLIQETDPDDLQIAEIEELIEDETGFEVDIVGTAADSAQQIGSIVLEQATDWFGALTSALIGFGLALFLLFYLLKSGDALMAWIRDRTPLPDEVQDDLYGDLNEVTWAVLAGHVLIAVIEGVIAGLGLFAVGIPNAAFWTFIMVILSLVPLIGAPFVWVPASIYLFATGEPVLAVALAVYSAIVVGIADDYLRPVVVDRYAEISPAVIILGVLGGIYAFGIMGVFFGPVVVGAFIAAVNVLDEHYDRLEEESETA
- a CDS encoding nucleoside phosphorylase, with the translated sequence MATQPHLLVDEGDLTDIALIPGDPGRVDRIADHCDESETVAQNREYKVVNATYGDRELTICSTGIGCPSAAIAIEEMANVGVETFIRVGTTGALQSDIEIGDMIVATGAAKNEGTSKRYEDAEYPAVPDYGVLSSLVDSAEANDEDVHVGPIVSDDAYYAETDEHVADWEDAGLLCVEMEAAAVFTLARRRGLSAGAICTVDGNLVEGTQKGTDTEDDELPEKAKNNVGRAIDIALEATTQL
- a CDS encoding amphi-Trp domain-containing protein — its product is MGETLFELEYASDRTELAALLRGLADAFEAGTTVDLHTAETQLAVEVPQRVFADLEAEHEDGTTALELKLEWDDADGTSVRVTDASTAADERPLTEERDEPTSAATATIPPDAVAGSDAGPAADGTTDADSREDGRRSRFEIYRDRADEWRWRLVHWNGNIIADSGEGYASRSNAERAVRGVVRNASDARIEHLEEDA
- a CDS encoding HalOD1 output domain-containing protein, whose product is MNERTTTNSPGCGFGQRVQYDRDDNEPPSIAVATALATYHGEDVTDSSVRLYDHIDPEALDSLFVHTYQGGTRSNGTVIFDVGEVTVTVRPETVEVAE